In a single window of the Micrococcaceae bacterium Sec5.7 genome:
- a CDS encoding ABC transporter ATP-binding protein: protein MRSPESPVLSISGLIKDVGPLATLDGKMLRIVSGVSLVAERGQVTALLGANGAGKTTTIECAQGLQKRTAGDISLLGQDPGAAGASLRSRVGVMLQDGGLPPSARPIPLLKHISGMYLNPRPLDELVQRLGIDTFSRTNVRRLSGGQKQRLALAAALIGNPEVLFLDEPSAGLDPQSRQLVFELISELRDAGMGIILTTHLMDDAQRLADYVYIIDSGRNVAEGTVAQLLKRNHSAGAGAGHVRTLLFDAPPGLDFAGVLPAGVEIREGRAGSYSATGLLTPQDLAALTAWWAAQGVMPGSMSMEARSLEDVFLDISGKEIR, encoded by the coding sequence GTGCGTTCCCCCGAATCCCCGGTACTGTCCATCAGCGGGTTAATAAAGGATGTTGGGCCGCTGGCCACTCTGGACGGCAAGATGCTCCGGATCGTCAGTGGTGTCTCCCTTGTGGCCGAACGGGGGCAGGTCACGGCACTGCTGGGGGCCAATGGCGCCGGCAAAACCACCACCATTGAATGCGCGCAGGGCCTCCAGAAGCGCACCGCCGGGGACATTTCCCTTCTTGGCCAAGATCCCGGAGCTGCAGGCGCTTCGCTTCGGTCCCGCGTGGGCGTGATGCTTCAGGACGGCGGCCTCCCGCCGTCGGCCCGGCCGATCCCCCTCCTGAAGCATATTTCCGGCATGTACCTGAACCCGCGGCCGCTGGATGAACTTGTCCAGCGGCTCGGAATTGACACCTTCAGCCGGACCAACGTTCGCCGGCTCTCCGGCGGGCAGAAGCAACGGCTGGCCCTCGCAGCCGCCCTGATCGGTAATCCCGAGGTGTTGTTTCTCGATGAACCGAGCGCAGGCCTGGATCCGCAGTCGCGGCAGCTGGTCTTCGAGCTGATCTCAGAGCTCCGGGACGCGGGAATGGGAATTATCCTGACCACCCATCTGATGGATGATGCTCAGCGGCTGGCCGACTACGTCTACATTATCGACTCCGGCAGAAACGTTGCCGAAGGGACCGTTGCCCAGCTCCTGAAGCGCAACCATTCGGCCGGTGCCGGTGCCGGGCACGTCCGCACCCTCCTGTTCGATGCGCCGCCGGGTCTGGACTTCGCCGGAGTCCTTCCGGCCGGTGTGGAAATCAGGGAGGGCCGGGCAGGAAGCTACTCGGCCACCGGCCTCCTCACACCGCAGGACCTTGCTGCATTGACCGCCTGGTGGGCCGCTCAAGGGGTTATGCCGGGCTCCATGAGTATGGAAGCGCGCAGCCTCGAAGATGTCTTCCTGGACATCTCAGGAAAGGAAATCCGATGA
- a CDS encoding MarR family transcriptional regulator, producing MSNSISVPLAGHGAADADERTRDRVLSAVLEHGPVSAAELGDMLGFTPAAVRRHLDHLSRGGVIEVKRVARAGAGAGRPARRYVLSSQGQTTLGNDYLNIASSALQQLEETAGMDAVRQFAVGRFAEMERRYAPEIDLAGDDITARSRALSAALSRDGYVASAASMEAKAPLPAALSSVQLCQGHCPIQQLAAQFPVFCDAETEVFSRLVGVDVRRLSTLAGGGHVCTTHIPTGRPAAKGTHVHAAAPDNLDEVSNHQQERP from the coding sequence ATGAGCAACTCTATTTCTGTGCCCCTTGCCGGGCATGGCGCGGCCGACGCTGACGAACGCACCCGGGACCGCGTCCTGAGTGCGGTGCTGGAACACGGCCCGGTCAGCGCCGCCGAACTCGGTGACATGCTGGGATTTACACCTGCCGCCGTCCGCCGCCACCTGGACCATCTTTCCCGCGGCGGTGTCATCGAAGTGAAGCGCGTGGCCCGAGCAGGAGCAGGTGCAGGCCGACCCGCCCGCCGATACGTCCTCAGTTCCCAAGGCCAGACCACCCTGGGCAATGACTATCTTAACATTGCCAGTTCCGCCCTCCAGCAGCTCGAGGAAACGGCGGGGATGGACGCCGTCCGCCAGTTCGCCGTCGGGCGCTTTGCCGAAATGGAACGGCGGTACGCCCCCGAAATCGATCTCGCCGGTGACGACATCACTGCGCGTTCAAGGGCGCTTTCAGCTGCACTGTCGCGGGACGGTTACGTCGCATCGGCTGCATCGATGGAGGCCAAAGCTCCCTTGCCCGCAGCATTGTCCAGTGTCCAGCTCTGCCAGGGACATTGCCCCATACAGCAGCTGGCCGCACAGTTCCCCGTATTCTGCGACGCCGAAACCGAGGTCTTTTCCCGGCTTGTGGGCGTCGACGTCCGGCGCCTTTCCACCCTCGCCGGCGGCGGACACGTCTGTACCACCCATATACCTACAGGCCGCCCGGCCGCGAAGGGGACTCACGTCCACGCAGCGGCACCGGACAACCTGGACGAAGTATCCAACCATCAGCAAGAAAGGCCGTGA
- the sufB gene encoding Fe-S cluster assembly protein SufB, with translation MTDQLSEKAVAEDTVISEILEKNPELHGIGTYEYGWSDKNDVGANARRGINDEVVRDISAKKNEPQWMLDLRLKGLKYFDRKPMPTWGADLSGIDFDNIKYFVRSTEKQAATWEDLPEDIRNTYEKLGIPEAERSRLVSGVAAQYESEVVYHQIREDLEAQGVIFLDTDTALREHPEIFQEYFGTIIPVGDNKFASLNTAVWSGGSFVYVPKGVHVDIPLQAYFRINTENMGQFERTLIIADEGSYVHYIEGCTAPIYTSDSLHSAVVEIIVKKGARVRYTTIQNWSTNVYNLVTKRAICEEGATMEWVDGNIGSKVTMKYPAVYLVGEHAKGETLSIAFAGAGQHQDTGSKMVHIAPNTKSSIVSKSVARGGGRAAYRGLVQIREGAKHSANTVRCDALLVDTISRSDTYPYIDIREDDVTMGHEATVSRVSEEQLFYLMSRGMREDEAMAMIVRGFIEPIARELPMEYALELNRLIELQMEGSVG, from the coding sequence ATGACGGACCAACTATCAGAGAAAGCGGTAGCCGAAGACACTGTGATCTCGGAGATTCTGGAAAAGAATCCCGAGCTCCATGGGATCGGCACGTATGAGTACGGCTGGTCAGACAAGAACGACGTCGGCGCCAACGCCCGCCGTGGCATCAACGACGAGGTCGTCCGCGACATTTCGGCCAAGAAGAACGAGCCGCAATGGATGCTTGACCTTCGTCTGAAAGGCCTGAAGTACTTCGACCGCAAGCCCATGCCCACCTGGGGTGCAGACCTCTCCGGCATCGACTTCGACAACATCAAGTACTTTGTCCGCTCCACGGAGAAGCAGGCTGCCACGTGGGAAGACCTGCCTGAGGACATCCGGAATACCTATGAAAAGCTGGGTATCCCGGAAGCTGAGCGCAGCCGTCTGGTATCCGGCGTGGCCGCACAGTACGAGTCCGAGGTGGTCTACCACCAGATCCGTGAAGACCTGGAAGCCCAGGGCGTCATCTTCCTGGACACGGATACGGCGCTGCGCGAGCACCCCGAGATCTTCCAGGAATACTTCGGCACCATCATTCCCGTTGGCGACAACAAGTTCGCTTCACTCAACACGGCTGTATGGTCCGGCGGTTCCTTCGTCTATGTCCCCAAGGGCGTCCACGTTGACATTCCCCTGCAGGCATACTTCCGCATCAACACGGAAAACATGGGCCAGTTCGAACGCACGCTGATCATCGCTGACGAAGGCTCTTACGTTCACTACATCGAGGGCTGCACCGCTCCGATCTACACCTCGGACTCACTGCACTCGGCTGTTGTGGAAATCATCGTGAAAAAGGGCGCCCGCGTCCGGTACACCACCATCCAGAACTGGTCCACCAATGTCTACAACCTGGTGACCAAGCGTGCCATCTGTGAAGAAGGCGCCACCATGGAGTGGGTAGACGGCAACATCGGCTCCAAGGTGACCATGAAGTACCCGGCGGTTTACCTCGTAGGCGAGCATGCCAAGGGCGAGACGCTGTCCATCGCCTTTGCCGGCGCCGGCCAGCACCAGGACACCGGGTCCAAAATGGTGCACATTGCTCCGAACACCAAGAGCTCAATCGTCTCCAAATCCGTAGCCCGCGGCGGCGGCCGCGCAGCGTACCGCGGCCTCGTCCAGATCCGCGAAGGTGCAAAGCACTCGGCCAACACGGTGCGGTGTGACGCGCTGCTGGTGGACACCATCAGCCGCTCGGATACCTACCCGTACATCGACATCCGTGAAGACGACGTGACCATGGGCCACGAGGCTACTGTTTCGCGCGTCAGCGAAGAGCAGCTGTTCTACCTGATGTCCCGCGGCATGCGCGAAGACGAGGCCATGGCGATGATCGTCCGCGGCTTCATCGAGCCGATCGCCCGTGAGCTGCCGATGGAATACGCACTTGAGCTGAACCGACTGATTGAACTGCAGATGGAAGGGTCCGTCGGATAA
- the sufD gene encoding Fe-S cluster assembly protein SufD, which translates to MTDITTEKARIGAPSAQPFINGFTEEGESLSPINAAGLKSPLAGDSARSRSHGGGVGIPDSSRAGRLTSYKLADFKPLTGLEEDWRFTPLKRLRGLHSEVLDGAAPAVAVTAPASVTVETVGRDDKRIGSAAIPEDRVSANSWENFTEATVITVPAEFQADTEISVLLTGRGTDASAQHLVIVAEKFSKSVVVLDHQGTAVVSENVEIVVEDGAELTVISLQEWNDDAVHASSQQAKIGRDAKFKHVVVSLGGDLVRVTPSARFTAPGGEVELFGLYFADAGQHLEQRLFVDHAVANCKSNVLYKGALQGRNAHAVWVGDVLIRKEAEGTDSYEANRNLLLTDGARADSVPNLEIETGLIKGAGHASATGRLDDEHLFYLMARGIPEDVARRLVVRGFLHEIIQQIKVPALEERLTEAVERELAVTNN; encoded by the coding sequence ATGACTGATATCACTACCGAAAAAGCGCGCATCGGCGCGCCCTCAGCCCAGCCGTTCATCAACGGTTTCACCGAGGAAGGCGAAAGCCTTTCACCTATCAATGCGGCAGGCCTCAAGTCTCCGCTGGCAGGAGATTCAGCCAGGAGCCGCTCACACGGTGGCGGCGTCGGCATTCCGGACAGCTCACGCGCCGGCCGCCTGACCTCTTACAAGCTGGCTGACTTCAAGCCGCTGACCGGATTGGAAGAAGACTGGCGGTTCACACCGCTGAAGCGTCTGCGCGGACTTCACTCGGAGGTTCTCGACGGTGCGGCTCCGGCCGTAGCCGTGACGGCCCCGGCCAGCGTCACGGTTGAAACCGTGGGACGCGATGACAAGCGCATCGGTTCCGCAGCCATCCCGGAGGACCGCGTCTCCGCCAACTCCTGGGAGAACTTCACCGAAGCCACCGTGATAACGGTTCCGGCCGAGTTCCAGGCAGACACCGAAATCAGCGTGCTTCTCACCGGACGGGGTACGGACGCTTCCGCCCAGCACCTGGTAATTGTTGCGGAAAAATTCTCCAAGTCTGTTGTTGTGCTGGATCACCAAGGCACGGCGGTCGTTTCCGAGAACGTTGAAATCGTTGTTGAAGACGGCGCTGAGCTCACGGTCATCTCACTCCAGGAATGGAATGACGACGCCGTCCACGCGTCCTCGCAGCAGGCAAAGATCGGCCGCGATGCCAAGTTCAAGCACGTCGTTGTCAGCCTCGGCGGAGACCTCGTCCGTGTGACACCCTCCGCCCGCTTTACAGCTCCCGGCGGTGAGGTTGAGCTGTTCGGCCTCTACTTCGCCGATGCCGGCCAGCACCTCGAGCAGCGCCTTTTCGTTGACCACGCAGTGGCGAACTGCAAGTCCAATGTGCTCTACAAGGGTGCGCTTCAGGGCCGCAACGCCCATGCGGTTTGGGTTGGTGACGTCCTGATCCGTAAGGAAGCCGAAGGCACGGACAGCTACGAGGCGAACCGCAACCTGTTGCTCACCGACGGTGCCCGCGCCGATTCTGTTCCCAATCTTGAGATTGAAACCGGTCTGATCAAGGGTGCCGGCCATGCCAGCGCCACCGGTCGTCTCGACGACGAACACCTGTTCTACCTTATGGCCCGCGGCATTCCGGAGGATGTGGCCCGCCGCCTGGTGGTCCGTGGCTTCCTGCACGAGATCATCCAGCAGATTAAGGTTCCGGCCCTCGAAGAGCGCCTGACCGAGGCTGTTGAGCGCGAACTCGCCGTAACGAACAACTAG
- a CDS encoding non-heme iron oxygenase ferredoxin subunit has product MTEQPKGELVCNASEIQLKQALRILIDDYPVAIVKDSMGEIHAIGDTCSHADISLSEGEIEGCMIECWGHGSQFDLRSGEPIQLPAYDPVPVFSVEIHGDEVYVDFTNVLNGAEAPTFS; this is encoded by the coding sequence ATGACTGAACAGCCAAAGGGCGAGCTTGTGTGCAACGCCAGCGAGATCCAGCTCAAGCAGGCGCTGCGGATCCTGATCGACGACTACCCCGTCGCGATCGTGAAGGATTCGATGGGAGAGATCCACGCCATCGGAGATACATGCTCGCACGCGGATATCTCGCTGTCCGAAGGCGAGATCGAAGGCTGCATGATCGAATGCTGGGGCCATGGCTCCCAGTTCGATCTGCGCAGCGGCGAACCGATCCAGCTGCCGGCTTACGATCCCGTGCCCGTGTTCTCCGTGGAGATCCACGGCGACGAGGTCTACGTGGACTTCACCAACGTCCTGAACGGCGCCGAAGCCCCCACCTTCAGCTAG
- the sufC gene encoding Fe-S cluster assembly ATPase SufC, with protein sequence MSTLEIKDLHVSIETEQGTKEILKGVSLTIKTGQTHAIMGPNGSGKSTLASTIAGHPRYKVTTGSITLDGEDVLAMSVDQRARAGVFLAMQYPVEVPGVSMTNFLRTAKTAIDGTAPALRTWTKDVKAAMQQLRIDADFAQRNVNEGFSGGEKKRVEILQLELFKPKFAILDETDSGLDVDALKVVSEGVNRAHAEGNMGTLLITHYTRILRYIKPDFVHVFVDGQVVEEGGPELADRLEEEGYDRYATGAGAATIAAAAAVQA encoded by the coding sequence ATGTCTACTCTTGAGATCAAGGACCTGCACGTCAGCATTGAGACCGAGCAGGGTACCAAAGAGATCCTGAAGGGCGTCAGCCTGACCATCAAGACCGGCCAGACCCACGCCATCATGGGCCCCAACGGTTCCGGCAAGTCCACCCTGGCGTCAACCATCGCCGGGCACCCGCGTTACAAGGTCACCACCGGTTCCATCACCCTGGACGGCGAAGACGTACTTGCCATGAGCGTTGACCAGCGCGCCCGCGCCGGCGTCTTCCTGGCCATGCAGTACCCCGTTGAGGTCCCCGGCGTCAGCATGACCAACTTCCTGCGCACCGCCAAAACCGCCATCGACGGGACCGCGCCGGCCCTGCGCACCTGGACCAAGGACGTAAAGGCTGCCATGCAGCAGCTGCGTATCGACGCCGACTTCGCCCAGCGCAACGTCAACGAAGGCTTCTCCGGCGGCGAGAAGAAGCGCGTGGAGATCCTTCAGCTGGAACTCTTCAAGCCGAAGTTCGCCATCCTGGATGAAACCGACTCAGGTCTGGACGTTGACGCGCTGAAGGTTGTCTCCGAGGGCGTTAACCGCGCACACGCCGAGGGCAACATGGGCACACTGCTCATCACGCACTACACCCGGATCCTCCGCTACATCAAGCCTGACTTCGTCCACGTTTTCGTGGACGGTCAGGTTGTCGAGGAAGGCGGCCCCGAGCTTGCCGACCGCCTCGAAGAAGAGGGTTACGACCGCTACGCCACCGGCGCAGGGGCAGCCACCATTGCGGCAGCTGCCGCGGTCCAGGCCTAG
- a CDS encoding metal-sulfur cluster assembly factor has translation MTDIKAARTGLEDVEEALKDVIDPELGVNIVDLGLLYGLKYSDDDGALLIDMTLTTAACPLTDVIEEQVGKALDDIVDEWRLNWVWMPPWGPERITDDGKDQMRALGFNI, from the coding sequence ATGACTGATATCAAAGCGGCCCGCACGGGTCTCGAGGATGTCGAAGAGGCACTCAAGGACGTCATTGACCCTGAACTCGGGGTCAACATTGTGGACCTCGGGCTGCTCTACGGCCTGAAGTACTCGGACGACGACGGCGCCCTGCTGATCGACATGACCCTCACCACCGCGGCATGCCCGCTCACAGATGTCATCGAGGAGCAGGTAGGCAAGGCCCTGGACGACATTGTGGACGAGTGGCGTCTGAACTGGGTCTGGATGCCCCCGTGGGGTCCCGAGCGGATCACCGATGACGGGAAAGACCAGATGCGCGCCCTAGGGTTCAACATCTAG
- a CDS encoding neutral zinc metallopeptidase, with the protein MSFNDGVQLDPSQVEDRRGGMRRGTRIGGGIGGGIVLLLAALFGINPQLLEGLTGTGQEQPGQGQGTAPVCATGTDADQRLDCRITGTVNSLNAFWPAYLRDYNVEYPQPHTVIFSGGTNTGCGAATTEVGPFYCPTDTTAYFDPGFFQELVDRFGSSGGPLAQEYVVAHEFGHHIQNILGNLDQAQQDPQGPQSGAVRVELQADCYAGLWVRHATTQQDPKTGQPFLEKLTQKDLNDALSAASSVGDDRIQKAATGRVSPEGWTHGSSAQRQKWFYQGYKTGDINKCDTFGVAKP; encoded by the coding sequence ATGAGTTTCAATGACGGAGTCCAGCTGGACCCATCCCAGGTGGAAGACCGGCGCGGCGGCATGCGCCGCGGCACGCGGATAGGAGGAGGGATCGGCGGCGGGATCGTCCTTCTCCTGGCCGCACTCTTCGGCATCAATCCGCAATTGTTGGAAGGCCTCACCGGCACTGGTCAGGAACAGCCCGGCCAGGGCCAGGGCACCGCACCTGTCTGCGCCACCGGCACGGACGCCGACCAGCGCCTGGACTGCCGCATCACCGGCACCGTCAACAGCCTCAATGCCTTCTGGCCGGCCTACCTGCGGGACTACAACGTGGAATACCCACAGCCTCATACGGTGATTTTCAGCGGCGGCACCAACACCGGCTGCGGTGCGGCCACCACCGAGGTGGGGCCGTTCTACTGTCCCACGGACACCACTGCTTACTTCGACCCAGGCTTCTTCCAGGAGCTGGTGGACCGCTTCGGTTCCTCCGGTGGACCGCTGGCCCAGGAGTACGTAGTGGCGCACGAGTTCGGCCACCATATCCAGAACATCCTGGGCAATCTCGACCAGGCCCAGCAGGATCCGCAGGGACCGCAGTCTGGTGCGGTCCGCGTTGAGCTGCAGGCTGACTGCTATGCCGGCCTCTGGGTCCGGCACGCCACCACGCAGCAGGATCCCAAAACAGGGCAGCCGTTTCTGGAGAAGCTCACACAAAAGGACCTCAACGACGCGCTCTCTGCCGCATCATCCGTGGGCGATGACCGGATCCAGAAAGCCGCCACGGGCCGCGTGTCCCCTGAAGGCTGGACCCACGGTTCCAGCGCCCAGCGGCAGAAGTGGTTCTACCAGGGCTACAAAACCGGCGATATCAACAAGTGCGACACTTTCGGGGTGGCAAAGCCTTAG
- a CDS encoding AMP-binding protein translates to MPFLNRIQRWADERPDDIAVVVAGRRISWARLRDQAAVAAGTAPAVTVLAEANSVDFAIAFAAAVAGEGQCAVLDPTWPPQIHQDVLQRLGESVHSQVAGGDASLTDGTLTDGDPGSSFLIGLTSGTTSVPKAFTRSRRSWQQSFDASIKFFGLGQDDKTLAPGPLAASLNLYALAECLYAGSEFHTLESFDVGDVHAAISHDGITRLVLVPTMLRLLSERGLTGCVDASGVRTIICAGSKLDARTLEAARRWAPNATIFEYYGASELSFVSGTGLRAGEPLDAGGTGIGKPFPGVEVRILDDSGASLPDGDAGNISVRSGMVSNGYLWGDDGQALRSFDGWFTVGDQGYLDDGELHILGRRSDMIITAGKNVYPHEVELALASVPGVAAAVAAGMADDIRGQRVIAGVVASHGGITATQLRSGLENVLPREKRPLQYFALAELPLTDRGKVSRRILLEWIDSHDRRIRRLG, encoded by the coding sequence ATGCCTTTTCTCAACAGAATCCAGCGCTGGGCCGATGAACGCCCCGATGACATCGCCGTCGTTGTGGCGGGCCGGCGCATTAGCTGGGCCCGGCTGCGGGACCAAGCGGCGGTGGCAGCGGGTACCGCGCCCGCTGTGACGGTGCTGGCCGAAGCGAATTCCGTTGACTTTGCGATCGCTTTCGCTGCCGCCGTGGCAGGGGAGGGGCAATGCGCTGTGCTGGATCCCACGTGGCCCCCTCAGATCCACCAGGACGTCCTTCAGCGTCTGGGCGAGTCCGTGCATTCCCAGGTGGCCGGCGGCGACGCTTCATTGACTGACGGTACTTTGACGGATGGTGATCCTGGGTCTTCCTTCCTGATCGGCCTGACTTCAGGCACCACGTCGGTTCCCAAGGCATTCACGCGTTCGCGGCGTTCGTGGCAGCAGTCCTTCGATGCCTCGATCAAGTTCTTCGGGCTTGGCCAGGACGACAAAACGCTGGCTCCCGGGCCGCTTGCCGCCAGCCTGAACCTTTATGCACTGGCGGAATGCCTCTACGCGGGTTCGGAATTCCACACCCTCGAATCCTTCGATGTGGGAGACGTCCACGCCGCCATCAGCCATGACGGCATCACCCGGCTGGTACTGGTCCCCACCATGCTCCGGCTTCTCAGCGAGCGCGGGTTGACCGGCTGCGTGGATGCCTCCGGCGTCCGGACCATCATCTGTGCCGGCTCCAAGCTGGACGCGCGGACCCTCGAGGCAGCCCGCCGCTGGGCCCCGAATGCCACCATTTTCGAGTATTACGGTGCCTCGGAACTGAGCTTCGTTTCCGGCACAGGGCTTCGCGCGGGAGAGCCCCTGGACGCGGGCGGTACGGGGATCGGCAAACCGTTCCCGGGCGTCGAGGTCAGGATCCTGGATGACTCCGGTGCCAGCCTTCCCGACGGCGATGCCGGAAATATCAGCGTCCGCAGCGGCATGGTGAGCAACGGCTACCTCTGGGGTGATGACGGGCAGGCACTGCGCTCTTTCGACGGCTGGTTCACCGTGGGGGACCAGGGTTACCTTGACGACGGCGAACTCCACATACTGGGACGGCGTTCGGACATGATCATCACCGCCGGCAAAAACGTCTATCCGCACGAAGTGGAGCTGGCCCTTGCTTCGGTGCCCGGCGTGGCAGCTGCCGTCGCCGCCGGTATGGCGGATGACATCCGCGGACAGCGTGTGATTGCGGGCGTTGTGGCTTCGCATGGCGGGATCACCGCGACCCAGCTCAGATCCGGGCTGGAGAACGTCCTGCCGCGCGAGAAGCGTCCGCTGCAGTACTTCGCGTTGGCGGAGTTGCCCCTGACAGACCGGGGCAAGGTCAGCCGGCGGATCCTCCTCGAGTGGATTGACAGCCATGACCGGAGGATCCGCCGCCTTGGCTGA
- a CDS encoding thiolase family protein, translating to MTGGSAALADLAEDRQPVVIAALRTPVCRSNGALHHLRAHELLAPVLRRLLVETGLAPAAVDDVVMGNAVGGGGNVARFAALEAGLPVSVPGMTVDRQCGSGLDAIVLASKLVAAGGNGAYLAGGVESISTAPLRAHRNADGGPEFFSRARFVPLSYGDPDMGVAAENVAVEFGISRARQDEFALRSHRRAVAAAAAGVFDGEITPLETAGVTVCSDDGPRTGLGETVMARFPAAFVESGTVTAGNSCFDADAASAVVITSLRRARELGARDGLLVLGTHTAGVDPRSLGIGAAVAAGRLLSSRHTAAGEVELVEFNEAFASQTLACLDRLGIDPLRANLDGGALALGHAYGASGAVLVTRLLAQARHTPDEAKLALAMISIAGGMGTAALFRYVRLAGA from the coding sequence ATGACCGGAGGATCCGCCGCCTTGGCTGACCTTGCGGAGGACCGGCAGCCCGTGGTCATAGCGGCCCTGCGCACGCCCGTCTGCCGTTCCAACGGGGCGCTCCACCATCTTCGCGCCCACGAACTGCTCGCCCCGGTCCTGCGCCGGCTGCTGGTGGAAACAGGCCTCGCCCCGGCCGCCGTGGACGATGTCGTGATGGGCAATGCCGTGGGCGGCGGTGGCAACGTGGCCCGGTTTGCTGCGCTGGAGGCAGGGCTGCCGGTGAGTGTTCCCGGCATGACCGTCGACCGGCAATGCGGTTCCGGCCTGGATGCGATCGTGCTTGCGTCGAAGCTCGTGGCCGCCGGCGGCAACGGTGCCTATCTGGCCGGGGGAGTGGAGAGCATCAGCACCGCGCCGCTGCGGGCACACAGGAATGCCGACGGCGGCCCGGAGTTCTTCAGCCGGGCCCGGTTTGTGCCGCTCAGCTACGGAGACCCTGACATGGGCGTGGCCGCCGAGAACGTGGCAGTGGAGTTCGGCATCAGCCGTGCACGGCAGGATGAGTTCGCCCTGCGGAGCCACCGGAGGGCTGTTGCGGCAGCGGCTGCAGGAGTATTCGACGGCGAAATCACCCCGCTCGAAACGGCCGGCGTAACGGTTTGTTCAGACGACGGCCCTCGCACCGGCCTGGGCGAAACGGTGATGGCAAGGTTCCCGGCGGCGTTTGTGGAATCCGGGACAGTCACCGCCGGAAACTCATGCTTTGACGCGGACGCTGCGTCCGCCGTCGTGATCACTTCGCTCAGGCGCGCACGCGAGCTGGGTGCGCGCGACGGACTGCTGGTGTTGGGGACCCATACGGCCGGCGTTGACCCACGGTCCCTGGGGATCGGCGCGGCCGTTGCCGCCGGCCGGCTGCTCTCGTCCCGGCACACAGCAGCCGGTGAGGTGGAGCTGGTGGAGTTCAACGAGGCATTTGCCTCACAGACCCTTGCCTGCCTGGACCGGCTCGGCATCGATCCGCTGCGGGCAAACCTCGACGGCGGCGCACTGGCTTTGGGCCACGCGTACGGGGCCTCGGGGGCTGTTCTGGTGACGAGGCTCCTGGCTCAGGCACGGCACACCCCGGATGAAGCGAAACTGGCGTTGGCCATGATCAGCATCGCGGGTGGAATGGGCACGGCCGCGCTCTTCCGTTACGTCAGGCTGGCTGGCGCCTAG
- a CDS encoding energy-coupling factor transporter transmembrane protein EcfT has translation MRGHGFLLANYVPGDSVIHRAPLALKFLVVVGCGLASFLTVDWRLSAASLGLMCSLFLLTGAGPVRLFRAVRPLVPVLLAIGLFQWWQLGAPTAARIVLNVLVCVVAASLLTATTPMQRLLDGVVSLATPFRRFGADPERFALTIAIMLRSIPFIAGAFSDVRDSARARGLERNPRALVLPVFITTVAFARQTGEALAARGLGEAEDRTPAG, from the coding sequence GTGAGGGGCCACGGCTTCCTCCTGGCCAACTACGTGCCAGGGGATTCAGTGATCCACCGGGCTCCGCTGGCGCTGAAGTTCCTGGTGGTGGTGGGCTGCGGTCTGGCATCGTTCCTGACCGTGGACTGGCGGCTCTCGGCTGCGTCCCTGGGTCTGATGTGCTCGTTGTTTCTGCTGACGGGGGCCGGCCCGGTGCGGCTCTTCCGGGCCGTGCGTCCGCTGGTTCCGGTCCTGCTGGCCATCGGGCTGTTCCAGTGGTGGCAGCTTGGAGCGCCGACGGCCGCGCGGATCGTCCTCAATGTCCTGGTCTGCGTGGTTGCCGCTTCACTGCTGACTGCAACCACTCCCATGCAGCGGCTCCTGGATGGAGTGGTGTCCCTCGCCACGCCGTTCCGGCGTTTCGGGGCCGACCCCGAGCGTTTTGCCCTGACCATTGCGATCATGCTGCGGAGCATTCCGTTTATTGCCGGCGCATTCTCGGATGTCCGCGATTCGGCGCGAGCCCGCGGGCTGGAACGCAATCCGCGCGCCCTGGTCCTGCCGGTCTTCATCACCACTGTAGCGTTCGCGCGGCAGACCGGCGAGGCCCTGGCCGCCCGCGGACTGGGCGAAGCCGAGGACCGAACTCCAGCAGGCTAG